From Pseudomonas vanderleydeniana, the proteins below share one genomic window:
- the praB gene encoding alkane oxidation protein activator PraB: MKGIKTLVSATAIAVCMGAASMASAATIGPDGPFSATGSITVKSPSSFQAPVTCPVVASGTVSGGVATITSFSTASGSGLCQLPQFKNLPSPGWVITAATATTGTIANVGYTISSLPATNCGPSTINVNWASSGSVGGTLSATNQALSGSCTVTSLSVSAPTITITP, from the coding sequence ATGAAAGGCATCAAAACTCTCGTGTCTGCAACTGCAATCGCTGTCTGCATGGGTGCTGCATCCATGGCTTCTGCCGCTACCATCGGCCCTGATGGTCCGTTCTCTGCCACCGGTAGCATCACTGTCAAGTCGCCTTCGTCGTTCCAGGCTCCGGTGACCTGCCCCGTGGTGGCTAGCGGTACCGTTTCGGGTGGCGTTGCCACGATCACCAGCTTCAGCACGGCCAGTGGCAGCGGTCTGTGCCAACTGCCACAGTTCAAGAACCTGCCTTCTCCAGGCTGGGTGATCACGGCAGCTACCGCTACCACCGGCACCATCGCCAACGTGGGCTACACCATCAGCAGCCTGCCCGCTACCAACTGCGGCCCAAGCACCATCAACGTGAACTGGGCCAGCTCCGGTTCGGTCGGCGGCACTCTGAGCGCTACCAACCAGGCTCTGAGCGGCAGCTGCACCGTGACCTCGCTCTCGGTCAGCGCTCCGACCATCACCATCACGCCTTGA
- the praA gene encoding alkane oxidation protein activator PraA → MQKVLLTVRVVTALLGISLVAPAFAAARIEPANAEFTAKGPISFTKSIISADCTIQVSGRISADGSYVSVEKVGFDGGLKCGQVEATHLPWKLIAKDETSGAMSGIQVTVHAPLVGGDCGPTTAEGSWNNSTGKLQAANVALDGGCTIKTVSIQMPPTFRVVP, encoded by the coding sequence ATGCAGAAAGTTCTGTTGACCGTACGTGTAGTGACCGCGCTGCTGGGGATCTCCCTGGTGGCCCCGGCCTTTGCCGCGGCACGTATCGAACCGGCCAATGCCGAGTTCACCGCCAAGGGCCCCATCAGTTTCACCAAGAGCATCATCAGTGCCGACTGCACCATCCAGGTCAGTGGCCGGATCAGTGCCGACGGCAGCTATGTCAGCGTGGAAAAGGTCGGTTTCGACGGCGGCTTGAAGTGTGGCCAGGTCGAGGCCACGCATCTGCCCTGGAAGCTGATTGCCAAGGATGAGACCAGCGGGGCGATGTCGGGCATCCAGGTCACCGTGCATGCGCCGCTGGTGGGCGGTGATTGCGGGCCGACCACCGCCGAGGGCAGCTGGAACAACAGCACCGGCAAGCTCCAGGCGGCCAATGTGGCGCTCGATGGCGGTTGCACGATCAAGACGGTTTCGATCCAGATGCCGCCGACTTTTCGGGTTGTTCCCTGA
- a CDS encoding outer membrane protein transport protein has product MNNKKQQLHVAIGLALLGSIMAPGSVQAGGFQTPTYGAPGWGRAFGGGSLFKNDPSAAFNNPAAMAFIDQAVVQQTVDYARISIKYKGTAKDYSGRPTSDTTSDPLTGDPVYHDRTGNGGQAGFTAWLPTGFLVMPINDRLSFGLSQVVPQGMKSTWDDDWKGRDFAVDTKIETVGLTGSLSFKVNDQFSLGGGVIVQHSSGFVSQNIDLLAAAALSPNFGGVPLPAGVGQSLIRVKVDNTSVGWFTGVVWKPTEVDTIGLNYHAKIKNKMEGKYNIYADEASRQLMTQPFGPQGQTLVEFAYPGLKLFPDGANASTQLDIPATAGLDWVHQFSDRFTLGASVNWTEWSSFKDLTLKSDGNTLVAIPYNYKNSWMLSLGGDYKVTDDFTFRAGVARDQTPTRNSTRDPRIPDGDRWFASLGFGYEIRAIPGLSVDGAYSRQFVEEVKLKTQNQDRLGGASLDGKVNSKGEVVSLSATYRF; this is encoded by the coding sequence ATGAATAATAAGAAGCAGCAATTGCATGTAGCGATAGGACTGGCATTGCTGGGCAGCATAATGGCACCCGGTTCGGTTCAGGCGGGGGGGTTCCAGACGCCGACTTATGGTGCGCCAGGTTGGGGGCGGGCCTTTGGTGGTGGTTCGCTGTTCAAGAACGATCCATCCGCTGCATTCAACAACCCGGCTGCCATGGCGTTTATCGATCAGGCAGTCGTGCAGCAAACCGTTGATTATGCGCGAATCAGTATCAAGTACAAGGGGACGGCCAAGGACTATAGCGGTCGGCCAACTTCCGACACCACGAGTGATCCGCTGACAGGAGATCCTGTCTATCACGATCGCACCGGCAATGGAGGCCAGGCAGGCTTTACAGCTTGGTTACCGACCGGCTTCCTGGTGATGCCAATCAATGATCGGCTAAGTTTTGGCCTGAGTCAGGTTGTGCCACAGGGGATGAAAAGTACTTGGGATGATGACTGGAAAGGGCGTGATTTTGCGGTAGATACAAAGATTGAAACGGTTGGGTTGACCGGCTCTCTTTCGTTCAAAGTGAACGATCAGTTTTCGTTGGGTGGTGGTGTCATCGTCCAGCACAGTAGTGGTTTCGTTAGTCAGAACATTGACCTTCTTGCTGCGGCTGCTCTCTCTCCCAACTTCGGTGGAGTACCGCTTCCAGCAGGTGTAGGGCAGTCCCTGATCCGGGTGAAGGTAGATAATACTTCGGTTGGCTGGTTTACCGGCGTGGTCTGGAAACCGACCGAGGTGGACACAATCGGCCTGAACTATCACGCCAAGATCAAAAATAAGATGGAGGGCAAATACAACATCTACGCGGATGAGGCTTCCAGGCAGCTCATGACCCAGCCTTTCGGGCCTCAAGGCCAGACGCTGGTCGAGTTTGCGTACCCTGGGCTCAAGCTTTTCCCCGATGGAGCCAATGCCTCGACCCAGCTGGATATCCCGGCCACTGCGGGGCTTGATTGGGTCCATCAGTTCAGTGATCGGTTCACTCTGGGCGCCAGTGTCAACTGGACCGAGTGGTCGTCATTCAAGGACCTGACATTGAAATCCGATGGCAATACCCTTGTTGCCATTCCCTATAACTACAAAAATTCGTGGATGCTTTCTCTGGGGGGGGACTACAAGGTTACTGATGACTTCACCTTCCGGGCGGGTGTGGCGCGTGACCAGACTCCGACACGTAACTCGACTCGCGATCCGCGGATTCCCGATGGCGATCGCTGGTTTGCATCTCTTGGTTTCGGTTATGAGATCAGGGCAATACCGGGCTTGAGTGTTGACGGAGCTTATTCGCGCCAGTTTGTGGAGGAAGTCAAACTCAAGACCCAGAATCAGGACCGTCTCGGCGGTGCCTCTCTGGATGGCAAGGTCAATAGCAAGGGCGAAGTGGTCAGCCTGTCGGCGACATACCGTTTCTGA
- a CDS encoding alkane 1-monooxygenase, with product MNSTVAAPGIWTDGKRHLWWLGALPMATPVLSGIFALATGVQTLWWSGVVVIFGLIPMIDGLLGEDRSNPPETIVPDLEKQTYYRWIIYSCVALMCLSVVTTAWMAAGGVDWIIGGGLMQWAQAHHLQGGLAGPMSYITERAQVHGTIGWFTYLGMAMSTGAATGIAINIAHELGHKTKPLEQFLAKVALAPTFYGHFFVEHNRGHHVRVATPEDPASSRLGESFWVFLPRSVWFSLRSAWHLERERLHKQGLPAVHWKNTVLTAWLFSVVLWGVLIAWLGVTVIPFLVIQGIYGFSLLEVVNYVEHYGLLRQKLPNGRYERCSPRHSWNSNRIVTNIFLFQLQRHSDHHAYPTRSYQALRHFDESPQLPYGYASMIVWAYVPFLWRRLMDHRVLAHYSGDVRLANLQPSKRKQLLRQYGTRYTD from the coding sequence ATGAATTCCACCGTAGCCGCACCTGGTATCTGGACTGACGGCAAGCGTCACCTGTGGTGGCTTGGCGCCTTGCCCATGGCGACACCAGTATTGTCCGGAATCTTTGCCCTTGCCACCGGTGTTCAAACCTTGTGGTGGAGCGGGGTGGTGGTGATCTTCGGCCTGATTCCGATGATCGACGGCCTGCTCGGCGAAGACCGCAGCAACCCACCGGAAACCATCGTTCCGGATCTTGAGAAACAAACCTACTACCGCTGGATCATCTATTCCTGTGTCGCCCTGATGTGCCTGTCCGTGGTCACCACGGCCTGGATGGCAGCCGGGGGTGTCGACTGGATCATCGGTGGCGGCCTGATGCAGTGGGCCCAGGCCCATCACCTGCAGGGCGGGCTGGCCGGGCCCATGAGCTATATCACCGAGCGTGCGCAGGTGCATGGCACTATCGGTTGGTTCACCTACCTGGGCATGGCGATGTCCACGGGGGCCGCGACCGGCATTGCGATCAACATTGCCCACGAACTGGGTCACAAGACCAAGCCGCTGGAGCAGTTCCTGGCCAAGGTGGCCCTGGCGCCGACCTTTTATGGACACTTTTTCGTCGAGCACAACCGCGGCCACCATGTGCGGGTGGCGACTCCGGAGGATCCGGCCAGCTCGCGCCTGGGCGAGAGCTTCTGGGTCTTCCTGCCACGCTCCGTCTGGTTCAGCCTGCGCTCGGCCTGGCATCTGGAGCGCGAGCGTCTGCACAAGCAGGGGCTGCCTGCCGTGCACTGGAAAAACACGGTACTGACTGCCTGGTTGTTCAGTGTGGTGCTGTGGGGTGTGTTGATTGCCTGGCTGGGTGTAACGGTGATTCCTTTCCTGGTGATCCAGGGCATCTACGGATTTTCGCTGCTTGAAGTGGTGAACTATGTAGAGCACTACGGCCTGCTGCGTCAGAAGTTGCCCAATGGTCGTTATGAGCGTTGTTCCCCACGGCACTCCTGGAACAGTAATCGTATTGTCACCAACATCTTTCTGTTCCAGTTGCAGCGCCACTCCGATCACCATGCCTATCCGACCCGCAGTTACCAGGCGCTGCGTCATTTCGACGAGTCGCCGCAACTGCCTTACGGTTACGCGAGCATGATCGTCTGGGCCTACGTGCCGTTCCTGTGGCGGCGGCTGATGGATCACCGGGTGCTGGCGCATTATTCGGGAGATGTGCGCCTGGCGAACCTGCAGCCCTCCAAGCGAAAGCAGTTGCTCCGCCAGTACGGTACTCGCTACACCGATTGA